The window TAAACCCTGCCGTGCCGTCACCCTCATAACAGGGGTGAAGCTTTACGCCTGCTTCTTAAACTTCTTCCGGATATCTTCTTCGGAAAACTTGCGTGTCAAACGCTTCAGGAACTCAACTCGTCCCTCCATAGTGAGATCCGCCTGAGCTCCGAGAGGGACCATACACTTGGCAAGGGTATCATAATCCTTAACCATCAAGCGGTAGGTGATCATGAGAAAGTCGATGTTGTGAAACAAGATTGCCGCTTCCTTGCCGTAGGTCTTACGTTGTTCCAAGAAATGAATTGGGTGATCACGCCAATGTCTGCGCGGATTGAGATGGTGGGAGGTATGGTAACCATCGTTGAAGCAAAATCGGTTGCTCTATAAGCTCGTTAGCTCTTATCCAGAATGAACACAGAATGAAAGATTGAGGCTGAACTCACTGCAACATCCACCAAGGTGATGCTGGATCGATAGTCGGAATCCGGCTCATCGGGGTCAACAAAGGCATGTTGGCCCCAATTGCCCGCCATCAATCCCAGTCGTAGCAACAAAAAGGGGATGATGTAAACAAAAATAGTGGCCTTCTTGTTCACAAAGGTTGCCATGGTATAATAGAACAAGTAGGTTCCAAATTCACACCCTGCCGCACGCATAGCCACTCCCCAGCGGCCCTTTCGGGCAAAATACATGGGAAGATCCAGCCAAATGAGGCAAAAGAAACGGCCCACGTAGTGAAGAAAGTGGAAGATGTCGTCTCGCTGATAACGGACTGTCGATGAGAGGTCGTCTGGGCCGTTGCCCTCAACGTGGTGATGCTTGACATGGTGGTAGTAATATGAGTTCCAGGTATGTCCCATCAGGGGATCTGTAATGTATGGAAACAGCTTGTCAAATGTGGCATATTTCTTGGATAGAACTCCACGCTGGTGAATGTGCTGGTGCATCATAAGAGTGTAGGTACCGACATAGTAGACTTGCATGATGGCATGAAGAATTCCgtgaaggagattgaagttTCGGAACAGGAGAATTGCGCTTGGTACTGAAGTTGTGAAGTACAGTATCAGATGCACAATGAACACCACGTCCGTCTCATAACGGGCTGTTTTCCGTGCCCAGCTGATGAATGGTTGTAGAAGTAGCTTGTTGACTGATTTGGGGAGACGGCTAGGAAGATCATCGATGGATACGAATATGGTGGGCTCAAAGTGAGCATCTGCCGGATTTCTCATGGACTTAAGGAGGGCGATGTCTTTAGCAGCTGAGTCCATCTCACTGCCCTGCTGTGGCTCGGTCTGAGACTCGGATGAGACATGGTCCCAGTCGCTGTCGACTTTGGCATCTGAGTGAGCATCTCGTCTCTGAGCAATGTCGTTTTCCAGATTTTTCAGCACAATATAGTCTGCGCGGGTGAGACCGCGGTCGTAAACCAGGGCACTCGTCATGATGAGGTTATCGCAATTGGACAGCCAGCCAGAGCTCACAAAACgaagccaagctcaaggGAAAAGCGCACCAACGATATTATAAACAAATCGAACCATGgctggagaaaaaaatcccCCTAATATGGCTCAACCGCTTCCTTCGGACATGCCTGCCAGCGCATCCACCTGCGAGATTGCATGGGGCTCCGCATTTTGGTATCCTTCACGCCCACGGCAGATTCTGAGCTGCGAAGGCCTAGTCTGGGCTAAAGCATCTCCGCTTGCGATGGCTTGAACCTACAATGGAAGCAAGGCTATTTGCggttttgcttcttttgcaTGCCCGGCAGCTGCTAAGCTTTGCTCAATTTCGCCAAACTTTGCCCGGCCGCTCGGCCGCTCACCCGGCTCTTGCGTCTCCATCTGATTGGCTGCCGGCGTttgcaagaagaagagaatctACCGTTGCCGTGATCAAGCCGGAAAAGGAGGCCAATGAGTAGACGCTCGTTACGACTCGGTAGATTACTAGCTAGTCGATCAACTTGGTCCCCTAATAGTGGATCGCAGCGCTGGCCATGTTGCGGTGAATCTGTACCACCTACGGGGGCACCAACGTCTTCAAGTCGTATTGCAGAGCGGGTACTTGGGCCGATTGACGACTGTGTTGACTAGCAGTTTCATctcttgaagctgtcatGGATATATTACTGTTCTACGGGGTATGTCTTGCGTCTCTATGGAGATTCGTCTTTAGTGGCTCCATTCGCTTTATACGCGTTTGATTGTAGTTGTGATGAGCCACCCCCGTCTCTTGATCGCCCAGAGCTCTTTAGCTCCAAAAGCTTCCAGGGCCGCGTACAGGCAGTAACAGACGAAGACTAGTCTAGTGCCTGGGCTCAGCTGCTCCTGAAGCTGCCCATTCAGGTGTCGTTGGAGGTGCATGTAGGATCAGGAGATTCTAGAACCAATCTAAGGACGAATTCCATTCGCCTCAAAGTGCTAGAGGCGCATCTCAAAAGGGGCAAGACATGGGCCACTAGCGCTATTGTCGTTTGTGCGCATAATCATATATCACAAATTCGATCCAATCATGTAAAGGTTCCCAAAAGCGTGGTACGATACCTGGGCTTGACAATTCGAACGAAAATGCAGAGGAAATTTAGAGAAAGTGTGGTCAAGTATTGAAGAACAGAACAGATGCGTGTTGACGGCTCGATGTGTACATGCATATGCGCCAGAAGGTTCCTGTGCTTTGTCCATGCAGGGTAGTACTaaagtacctaggtagtgGCCAGATGTAGGTGTTGAAGGTCAACACTCAAACGTCAGAACTCTTGATATAGCAAAGTGAATGTAGCAGAGTGTTCTATATAGAAACTATAGGATCCGCCGAATGTGATTGCTGTAAAATCCAGCAGACGTTTTGAGCCATCATACTGCGTATGCATGCCTACCTATCACCTGCAGTACAGCCGTGGCGTTCGCCAAGGATTCTTCCTGACACCGGCAAACCGGGTTGACTACACCACATTcaaaagtttatataatttGGCGATCAGTCAAAAAGAGTGTTAATCTGGCTATGACGTTAGTTTTCCACATATCGGTTGTCATGTCCATCATTGTGATTCAACAGCCATGACGTAGGATGAAGTCACATATTATGTGGAGAATCGTGCAAGCCTTTGCTTGAGAGCGATGTATATAAGTGCAGCTGAGCGACAACCAATTGGATCGGTAACAACTTTAAAACAATTGCCGTACGCACAGCAAATAGTCACGACTAATAGCATCTCAACCGATACCCAAATACTGCGAAAAATAGCTATCAACCATGTCAGGGTACTCCAAAGTCGGCACATCTGGTGTCTATGAGGCAGGTGACCAGAGAAATGTTGCGAGATCCGAGATGCCGCAAGCAGAGAAATACAACGAGGGCCAACATGCATCACACATTGGACTTGATTCAAGTAAATGCCCTCCCTCAATCACACTCTGATAGTGTTTGTATTGACCCAAGCTCAGAAGATCAACGTTCCATAAAGAATAGGCTGGCCGCAGAAGAGGTAAGTTGCTTGATCCCGCCGATGGAATAGTATCTGACCTATTCaaagcgaagagaagaggctggAGATGACTTTGAGACGTCTTTATCGAAGAAGGATCCGACATTACCAGTCAGTGCTCAATTCCCATACCATGAGGCATTAGCTAACAACacaaaggccaagatgcaTGGCAATGAACCATCCAAAGGGGCCAAAGTAGACGCTGAATTAGCggcagatgaggaagagTATCTCAGAAGGAAGGGCAAGGCTTAATTGGATTCGGATGGGTCGATATCATGTACATTCTCAAATCAGGATCAGAAGTGAGGGATGAGAAAACTGTGGTCTCCCTAAGCACTGGAGTTAATAACGGTGAGCAAGGTGAGCAAAAACATCTGGCCGTTATGTCTGGCCATTAAGATAGTcacaaaaaaaacaagcttGATTGCATGCATCATTAAAAGTTTACGACTGCAGAGGGACAAAGTAATGCTTGAATGAATAATATTGTATTTGGATTGAAAGCTATATATCATCTGTAAAACTCTGTCAGCCATGTCTCAAGCTAGACAAAGAATGAATAATAAAAGGGCATAAATAGCAAAGGCTCAGAATATGTAAGAAAAGTTTCTCATTTGTTCATTTGGTATAGCATCCCCGGCGAGGGAGCCACCGCATGTGATCAACCGCAAATTACCTCATCATAGTACCGATGCAggatagaaaagaagaatttcATTCTTACCTTGACAATTACAGAGAATTTCGGATTGATTCCTGGCTAGGAATCTTGCATTTCGACCTCGAAAGGCCAGCAAAAGTGATTTGACGAAGAGCTCGAAAATTTTAGCTCGAGGTcgggaagaaaaaggaacgGCGATTGGTCCGTGCGCCACGTTGGCGCGAGCGGCGTAGTCAGCAAGGCAAAACAGAAATTCCGAAAATTTTCAATTAGGGCAAACGGGTATTTTCTGCCGCACACTCTTAGATAGCCGAGCCCTCAAAAAGTCATTGGAGCCTCCAAAGTGAACGCTGCTCCAGAGAACATCCACCCGAACGGCAGATAATCGTCGACATCTGGTATGATACACGCGCCTTCCTCCACTTCATTCATACACCGAATGAATTGCGACTTCGTCGAATGAACCCAGCCGACTAACACGAACATCGAAATAGATTCCGTCACAATGGGCGAAGCACTGATTGAGGGATCCAACTGGCGCCTCGTTGAGGTTGGCCGTGTTCTGCTGATCAACGGCGAGCACCCCTACAACGGCCGTCTGGCTGCCATCGTCGAGATCATCGACCACAAGCGAGTACGTTGACGTGTTCTTCCCtgagaaaggagaagcgcGAATCTCCCTGGACGACATGGCTAATCCGATGACATCTAGGTTCTCGTTGAGGGCCCTTCCTCAGACCCCAAGCTCAAGGTTCCCCGACAAGCCCTGCACCTCAGCAAGGCTCTCCTCTCTCAGTTCGTCATTGAGAACCTGCCCCGAGGCTCCCGACACACCACCCTCACCAAGGCTTGGGAGAAGGCCGAGATCGATGCCAAGTGGAAGGGCAGCAACTGGGCCAAGAAGCGCGAGCAGATTGAGCGGAGAAAGGCCCTGACCGACTTCGACCGCTTCAAGGTTCTGcgcctcaagaagcagcgaCGATTCGAGGAGCGCAAGGCTctggccaagatcaaggcctCCGCATAATTGGGTTGTTACGCTCTGGAGTCACGGAGAGGTTGATCGGATGGTATTAGAATGAGGGACATGGGTCCAGGCAGGAAACGCATTtacagcagcaaaagaactGCTGGATTCATTTTTGCTCCCGTTCTGGAAGGGCTGTATGTTGTCACATATCATCGTTTATGATGAACGGCGTCAATACGGAAATTCAGACAAAATGAATTCAAAGCTTATAGGGAGGATTCTCATTGTGGATCACTGTGATTTCGTGTAGTAAAAAAATATCTATGAAATGCATGTAAATCAAACACTACGgaattctcctcttcttttgctACATATGCGACTTTGTACCTTTTTCTTTGGACTTTCAAATTGTACTACCATATATCGCAAGTGACTGCCTTGGCTCACATCTTTGCGACCAGAGAGACTTTGATTACCTAATTTGGGTTAGCCGCAGTCATCCACCCAAACCCTAGAAATTCGCAGTTCAAATCTACAACACAAATCGGCATTGCGCAGTGTCACGTTGAAGTAACAAATTAGATTAATCTTCAGGCTAATCGCATAAAATGTGAGTATCGATTATTGCAgcgtttttttctccctctcgaAATGGCCAAGCCCGGCATCAGGTGACAGAGAAGCTCGTCCGGTCATTTCGCTGAGGAAGAATATTTTCGTGCGAAAACGAAGGAGGGGACACAAGCTAATACTGTTATCCCCCACCACAGTCACCAAAATGGCCAACCCCCGAGTTGAAGAGCTTCCCGACGAcgagaccaagaccaagccCACGGTCGAGGAACAGGATTCCAGCGATGAGTCCGATGCTGAAGAGCTCGGCGATGGATCTCTCCCCGCCGGTTCTACTGCTGTAGTCCACTCTCGctacgagaagaaggcccGCAAGGCcctgctggagaagggcaACTTGGTCCGAGTCCCTGGCATCACCCGAGTCACTCTCCGCCGCCCCAAGAACGTAGGTCTCAAGATTTCGGAAGGCGGTTCGCCTGAGCTAGATCTGGAAAATGGAGACTAAACGGATATGCACAGATCCTCTttgtcatcaacaaccccgAAGTCTACAAGTCCCCCAACAGCAACACCTACATGTGAGCAAAACTCTTAGCCTGGGGAAATGGGGAAATATGCATCTAACCTTCTTGCAGTGTCTTTGGTGAGGCTAAGATTGAGGACATCAACGCCACCGCTCAGCAGGCTGCCGCCGCTCAGCTTGCCCAGGCTAACGCTGAGGCTGAGCACGCTGGCCACAACCACGATCACGACCACGATCACGATCACGACCACGACCACGACCACGGcaaggagggcgaggctgaggccaagaaggaagaggaagaagaggatgacggTGAGGAGGTCGATGCCGAGGGTCTGGAGGACAAGGATATCGAGCTCGTCATGACCCAAGCCAATGTCAGCCGCAAGAAGGCTGTAAAAGCACTAAAGGAGAACGACAATGATATTGTCAACTCCATTATGGCATTGAGTATCTAATGGCGTGGATATGGGCAGGGTGCTTGAAATTATCTCATTAGTCTGCGCAACTATATGCGCCTAGGGATTTGTATTATTGTTCATCCAAGAGCTTTACTCGTCcttgaagaaagaaaatgatggcATGAAAGACGAGATTGTCTATGTTCCTACGAGCAATTGTGACATGAATTTTCGGCGCTCATGTAATTGAGGAGTAGTGTGAAATTAGTGTTTATGGATGGCTACATATATGAGAGACGTTATAAGCAGGCCGTGCTCTCTGATGCACAGATTCTGCTATATAGCATGCACTCACCCAATGAGCGATCTGAGCTctcctcaacaagctcatcTAGGAGGGGGTATTAGATGCATCCAGCTCGAACTAGCATTGGCTGGCTATAAAAAAAGTCATGCGTAAAGTCACGTGGTGCGATTTTGTGCAAGCGGCCCCGGCTGGGCAAGTTCGGCAAAGTCAATCAACCTCCGTTAAAGATCTCGCTCTCTGATCCCAAACGAGACCTCACATCACATCTCACAATGGCGGCCACGGTTAGTTTGTTCCTCAATTGGCGCAAAAATGTTTTGACTGTCGAGTATCGCACGGAGAAAAACGTGGCGGTCGAAGGGTGCCGATCAAACATTGCGCAACATTTACGTTCCCGGGCGTGTTCATGAGCtaattttcattttcttccgAAATAGCGAAGCGCAGCTCTCAAGCTCGACTGGGTCAAGGTCTCCTCGTCCCTGGGCCTCCGCGGCCAGACCGTCGCCTCCCTGCAGGCCTTCAAGAAGCGCAACGAGGACGCCCGCCGCAAGGTCCAGCAGCTGACCGAGCAGCCTACCGCCGTCGACTTCGCCCACTACCGCTCTGTCCTGAAGAACCAGGCCGTCATTGACGAGATCGAGAAGCGATTCAAGGCCTTCAAGCCCGTCACCTACGATGTCTCCCGccagatcaaggccattgacgcctttgaggttgaggccGTCAAGAACGCAGAGGCCACCAAGCAGGCCGTCGACCTGGAGCTGAAGGACCTGGCTGCTACCCTTAAGAATATCGAGGAGGCCCGGCCATTCGACGAGCTTACCGTCGACGAggttgccgccgccgagaagTCCATCGACGAGAAGACCGCCGAGTTGGTGTCCAAGGGCAGATGGATGGTGCCTGGTTACAAGGTATGTGCATATCCTGGGTTTGTGACATATACAGCGCTAATACCCCCGTGCAGGAGAAGTTTGGCGATCTTGCCATGGTCTAAGAAGTTCATTTTACCCCATTTCAACTTCCCTATGTGTACTCTAGCATTGTAGATACAAGAATCCGGGGCAGGGGCGTCAAGTTTCTGCtgtttctccatctcctgcgTCCCCTTATGTATTTGTgcacaagaagagaaaaaaaaaacattacAAATAAATCTGAAGTGGCGATAGACTTAAAATGGGGGGTCATTACTGTATGGGAGGAGCAATTATAATAATGAATTTCTAAACAGCAAGTGTAATGTGATGATGTATTGCGCCAGTGGTATATCTGTCTGCAAGGCCACTTGTACTATCTAAAACATACACCATAAAAGCGCGGACAGTAACGCTTGCGGCTCATCTCGAAACAAATTTGAGCCTTCTAAAATATTTGCAACCAAGccaaagaaaatggaaaaaagaataatCTCTCAACTCCTCCCATAATAATGTTCGTACCCCATAGCAAGCTTCCGTTTTGATATCAAAACTTATCGCAGGTCTTGGAAATATATATTCAtatatctctctcttttctccctcttgtCCCTCATCTTCCGATTCTAAGTCTACGCCTTTGCATATTTCTCTGTCCACTCTCTTGCCGTTGCTATGGCTGccacctcgtcttctttccaGCTCTTAGCAACATCGGGGGCAAGAGGATCATCGGGGTTAGGAGCACCGAGGAGGGCCTGGATGGAGAGCAGAATCGTCCGGATCTGCAGCGCAGGAGACCAGTTGTCTGTGATGATATGTAAGCATGCTTGTTCAAGATTTCCCCATAAACAAGATCGCTTTCAATAACGCACTCTTAAGCACATCCAGGCAAATGCGGCCTAGCTTGTCAACGTTCGGGTGGAAAATCTTGGTGAGGAATCGGATCTTGGGTGGAGTCATGGGATAGTCATCTGGGAGAAAGAGCTCGAGCTTGAAAATGCCGCCTTGTGTTTTCGTCAGTACGTATTCTCCCGCTTGCGCCATCTTTGAGGAACCTGCTATATACCTTCGTATGGTGACGATGCGGGACCGTGGATCTCGACATCAAAGTACCGCAGGTTGTCTTCGTGAGGCACGGCGCTGATTCCGGGAACTCTATAGCAAGCAGGATGTCAGTTATATGGACAAGGCCGACATGACTGGGAGCGTCTGGATGGAGGGGCGCACGGTTCCGCCATAAGGCGTTCGGTTTCCTTGATAATGCGTTTCGGGAGAGCCATCTTGGCGTATTCTCGTCTGCTTTGGGGGGGAACACAGATCTATTTAGAAGAAGGGGAATAAAAGAGAGAGTGATCTGAGACTCTTCTGCTGCCGACACAGATCGCAGTTGTCGTTGATTAGCGCAAAGGCTGAGTTGTGCAAGGTAGAAAGATGAGGCGGGGCATGCGACACTGAAAAGACAGGCctgacaaaggcagcagtaGTAGCAGCAGTAGAGGGGCTGTTTGCGATAAGAGGCGCAGAgacaaagagcaagaagaagagcttctcaAAGCTTCTCTGATTCAGCGTAATGTCTCTGGGTCTCTTATTTGCTTGATAAATGCTCTATATGATCTTCTGCTTGCCCTGCATAAGGCTGAATGCTCGTCCGTATTGTAGTTGATCAGGATAAAGTTTTCTGTGCTGGACGGCCCGGTAGGTACTCGGTGCTACCGGTACTGCACAGTTCGCCTTATCAGAAATGATGCACTGGCTGTAGCGTGCAATACAGATCCGACAGCACCTTGATAGGCGCCTACAGAAGGGGAAAGTCTAGCTCAGGTACCAATGCAAAGGAATCGCCTAGCCTAGCAACCTACAGGGTACTTGTAGCGTCTCAACGCCCCTTGCTGTCAAATCCATAGCGCGCATTCAGCCTAACTCAAccatctcagcatcatctgaCGGCGCTCAGCCCATTGAATATCTTCTGAAGCTGGGACACGGCTTATTTCGCTCTTATGAAGTCG of the Trichoderma breve strain T069 chromosome 4, whole genome shotgun sequence genome contains:
- a CDS encoding fatty acid desaturase domain-containing protein, whose amino-acid sequence is MTSALVYDRGLTRADYIVLKNLENDIAQRRDAHSDAKVDSDWDHVSSESQTEPQQGSEMDSAAKDIALLKSMRNPADAHFEPTIFVSIDDLPSRLPKSVNKLLLQPFISWARKTARYETDVVFIVHLILYFTTSVPSAILLFRNFNLLHGILHAIMQVYYVGTYTLMMHQHIHQRGVLSKKYATFDKLFPYITDPLMGHTWNSYYYHHVKHHHVEGNGPDDLSSTVRYQRDDIFHFLHYVGRFFCLIWLDLPMYFARKGRWGVAMRAAGCEFGTYLFYYTMATFVNKKATIFVYIIPFLLLRLGLMAGNWGQHAFVDPDEPDSDYRSSITLVDVASNRFCFNDGYHTSHHLNPRRHWRDHPIHFLEQRKTYGKEAAILFHNIDFLMITYRLMVKDYDTLAKCMVPLGAQADLTMEGRVEFLKRLTRKFSEEDIRKKFKKQA
- a CDS encoding NAC domain-containing protein; amino-acid sequence: MANPRVEELPDDETKTKPTVEEQDSSDESDAEELGDGSLPAGSTAVVHSRYEKKARKALLEKGNLVRVPGITRVTLRRPKNILFVINNPEVYKSPNSNTYIVFGEAKIEDINATAQQAAAAQLAQANAEAEHAGHNHDHDHDHDHDHDHDHGKEGEAEAKKEEEEEDDGEEVDAEGLEDKDIELVMTQANVSRKKAVKALKENDNDIRSAALKLDWVKVSSSLGLRGQTVASLQAFKKRNEDARRKVQQLTEQPTAVDFAHYRSVLKNQAVIDEIEKRFKAFKPVTYDVSRQIKAIDAFEVEAVKNAEATKQAVDLELKDLAATLKNIEEARPFDELTVDEVAAAEKSIDEKTAELVSKGRWMVPGYKEKFGDLAMV
- a CDS encoding ubiquitin-conjugating enzyme domain-containing protein; the encoded protein is MALPKRIIKETERLMAEPVPGISAVPHEDNLRYFDVEIHGPASSPYEGGIFKLELFLPDDYPMTPPKIRFLTKIFHPNVDKLGRICLDVLKNNWSPALQIRTILLSIQALLGAPNPDDPLAPDVAKSWKEDEVAAIATAREWTEKYAKA
- a CDS encoding ribosomal protein l14 domain-containing protein, coding for MGEALIEGSNWRLVEVGRVLLINGEHPYNGRLAAIVEIIDHKRVLVEGPSSDPKLKVPRQALHLSKALLSQFVIENLPRGSRHTTLTKAWEKAEIDAKWKGSNWAKKREQIERRKALTDFDRFKVLRLKKQRRFEERKALAKIKASA